One stretch of Juglans microcarpa x Juglans regia isolate MS1-56 chromosome 3D, Jm3101_v1.0, whole genome shotgun sequence DNA includes these proteins:
- the LOC121254828 gene encoding amidophosphoribosyltransferase, chloroplastic-like, producing MAAANLSTFSPSLAKPTPLPLNTPYTHLALSSKAQSKPSFPCKPYFSHPSSTDTHRTPLRASSKNPISEFFPSNKQCPDDHSIDFDDDDKPREECGVVGIFGDSEASRLCYLALHSLQHRGQEGAGIVAVQNDVLQSVTGVGLVSDVFNESKLDQLPGDSAIGHVRYSTAGSSMLKNVQPFVAGYRFGSVGVAHNGNLVNYRALRAKLEDNGSIFNTSSDTEVVLHLIAISKERPFVMRIVDVCEKLEGAYSMVFLTQDKLVAVRDPYGFRPLVMGRRSNGAVVFASETCALDLIEATYEREVFPGEVVVVDKSGIQSLCLMPHPQPKQCIFEHIYFALPNSVIFGQSVYESRRRFGEILATESPVDCDVVIAVPDSGVVAALGYAAKAGVPFQQGLIRSHYVGRTFIEPSQKIRDFGVKLKLSPVRAVLEGKRVVVVDDSIVRGTTSSKIVRLIKEAGAKEVHMRIASPPIIGSCYYGVDTPSSEELISNRMSVEEIREFIGSDSLAFLPFDSLKKLLGDDSPNYCYACFSGKYPVEPRELKVKRVGDFVDDGINGSLESIDGGWVQAKPKTELEVSGA from the coding sequence ATGGCCGCCGCCAATCTATCcaccttctctccctctctcgcaAAACCTACTCCTCTACCTCTTAACACACCCTATACCCATCTTGCTCTATCCTCCAAAGCCCAATCAAAACCCTCTTTTCCTTGCAAACCCTACTTTTCCCACCCCTCCTCCACTGACACCCACAGAACCCCTCTCAGGGCTTCATCCAAAAACCCTATCTCCGAATTTTTCCCCTCAAATAAACAATGCCCAGATGATCATTCTATTGATTTTGATGATGACGATAAGCCCCGCGAAGAGTGCGGAGTCGTTGGCATATTTGGCGACTCAGAGGCCTCTCGACTCTGCTACTTGGCTCTCCACTCGCTCCAGCATCGTGGCCAGGAAGGTGCCGGCATCGTTGCCGTTCAAAACGACGTGCTCCAATCGGTTACAGGGGTGGGATTAGTCTCCGACGTGTTCAACGAGTCGAAACTCGATCAGTTGCCCGGAGATTCGGCTATCGGACACGTCAGGTACTCGACTGCGGGCTCGTCTATGCTCAAGAACGTGCAGCCCTTTGTTGCAGGGTACAGGTTTGGCTCTGTTGGGGTTGCCCACAATGGTAATTTGGTGAATTATCGTGCTCTTCGGGCTAAGCTCGAAGATAATGGTTCAATTTTCAATACTAGCTCCGATACCGAGGTTGTGCTTCATCTAATTGCTATTTCAAAAGAAAGGCCCTTTGTCATGAGGATTGTGGATGTATGTGAGAAGCTTGAGGGGGCCTATTCGATGGTGTTTTTGACCCAGGATAAGCTGGTTGCGGTGCGAGACCCTTATGGGTTTAGGCCTTTGGTTATGGGAAGAAGGAGTAATGGCGCTGTGGTGTTTGCCTCTGAAACTTGTGCACTTGATTTGATTGAAGCCACATATGAGAGGGAGGTGTTTCCTGGGGAAGTTGTGGTGGTTGACAAAAGTGGGATTCAATCACTCTGCCTAATGCCTCATCCCCAACCAAAACAATGTATCTTTGAGCACATATACTTTGCTTTGCCCAATTCGGTGATTTTCGGGCAGTCTGTGTATGAGTCTCGCCGTAGGTTTGGGGAGATACTTGCAACCGAATCCCCAGTTGATTGTGATGTTGTCATAGCAGTGCCGGATTCTGGAGTAGTGGCTGCACTTGGTTATGCTGCCAAAGCCGGGGTACCATTTCAGCAGGGTTTGATAAGGTCACACTATGTTGGGAGGACTTTCATTGAACCGTCACAGAAGATTAGGGACTTTGGTGTGAAGCTTAAGTTGTCACCAGTGCGAGCAGTGTTAGAGGGAAAGAGGGTCGTGGTAGTGGATGACTCAATTGTGAGGGGAACAACTTCTTCAAAGATCGTTCGGTTGATAAAGGAGGCAGGGGCTAAGGAAGTTCACATGAGGATTGCGAGCCCACCAATTATCGGGTCCTGCTATTATGGAGTGGATACACCTAGTTCGGAGGAGTTGATTTCTAATAGGATGAGCGTGGAGGAGATTAGGGAGTTTATTGGGTCAGATTCACTCGCTTTTCTTCCATTTGATAGCTTGAAAAAGTTGTTGGGTGATGATTCTCCCAATTATTGTTATGCTTGCTTCTCTGGGAAGTATCCTGTTGAGCCTAGAGAGTTAAAGGTGAAAAGGGTTGGTGATTTTGTCGATGATGGGATAAACGGGAGTTTAGAATCCATTGATGGTGGTTGGGTTCAAGCAAAACCAAAAACGGAATTGGAGGTTAGTGGTGCCTAA
- the LOC121254829 gene encoding probable ribosome-binding factor A, chloroplastic produces MPSVLFHPHPQPLTPPLSRHRHPPLCTQKSPTAWFLSALPTGFISLRPTTGSTIRCMANPRRVKMVAKQIRRELSDMLLTDTVLQYAILPEASLGADRYLSSLTTISDVEVSGDLQVVKVYVSVFGDERGKEVAIAGLKSKAKYVRSELGRRMKLRMTPEIRFIEDESLERGSRVIAILDKIKNEKNNEESQDVEQSDSSNVSQDDREWEGDDPDEDIIYVN; encoded by the exons ATGCCATCCGTACTATTCCATCCCCACCCCCAACCGCTCACTCCACCCTTATCCCGTCACCGCCATCCGCCCTTGTGCACCCAGAAGAGTCCAACGGCCTGGTTTTTATCGGCACTGCCAACGGGATTTATCTCTTTGCGGCCCACGACTGGCTCCACCATCCGGTGCATGGCAAATCCAAGGAgagtgaagatggtggccaagcAGATACGAAGAGAGCTCTCCGATATGCTACTCACTGACACAGTCTTGCAGTACGCTATTCTCCCAGAAGCTTCTTTAGGAGCCGACCGCTACCTTTCCTCCCTCACCACCATTAGCGATGTTGAAGTCTCCGGAGATTTGCAG GTGGTTAAAGTGTATGTATCTGTGTTTGGCGATGAAAGAGGGAAGGAAGTAGCCATTGCTGGTTTGAAGTCAAAAGCCAAGTATGTCAGAAGTGAGTTGGGGAGGCGGATGAAGTTGCGAATGACTCCTGAGATTCGATTTATAGAAGATGAGTCATTAGAGAGAGGAAGCAGG GTAATTGCAATATTAGACAAGataaagaatgagaaaaataatgaagagaGCCAAGATGTAGAGCAGTCCGATTCATCCAATGTGTCTCAAGATGACAGAGAGTGGGAAGGCGATGACCCTGATGAAGACATCATATATGTTAACTGA
- the LOC121254831 gene encoding indole-3-acetic acid-induced protein ARG7-like, which translates to MSPGLGKCNNIRRIVRVRQMLRRWRLKSRITASRAPSDVPAGHVAVCVGTSCKRFIVRATHLNHPIFKRLLVQAEEEYGFSNQGPLAIPCDESLFEEVLRVVSRSESARFSSLEDFQRRCHVDIRSHLDFLGESRPLLHVSSDKSIC; encoded by the coding sequence ATGTCGCCAGGGCTAGGAAAATGCAACAACATCCGTCGCATTGTAAGGGTTCGTCAGATGCTCCGGCGGTGGCGCCTGAAGTCACGCATCACAGCCTCCCGCGCTCCGTCCGATGTTCCCGCCGGTCACGTGGCGGTTTGTGTGGGCACCAGTTGCAAGAGATTCATCGTGCGCGCGACGCACCTGAACCACCCCATCTTCAAGAGGCTCCTCGTGCAAGCCGAGGAGGAGTACGGGTTCTCGAACCAGGGCCCTCTGGCGATCCCTTGCGACGAGTCGCTCTTCGAGGAGGTCCTCCGAGTTGTGTCGAGGTCCGAATCGGCTCGGTTCTCGAGTCTCGAAGATTTTCAAAGGCGTTGCCATGTGGACATCCGGAGCCATCTTGACTTCTTGGGCGAATCTCGGCCGTTGCTTCACGTCTCTTCTGACAAATCAATATGCTGA
- the LOC121254830 gene encoding auxin-responsive protein SAUR50-like, whose amino-acid sequence MAIKRSNKLPQTALLKQILKRCSSLGKKHGYDEDGLPLDVPKGHFAVYVGEKRSRYIVPISFLTHPEFQCLLRQAEEEFGFDHDMGLTIPCEEVVFRSLTSMLR is encoded by the coding sequence ATGGCCATTAAAAGGTCTAATAAACTCCCTCAAACTGCACTTCTCAAGCAAATCCTCAAAAGATGTTCGAGCTTGGGAAAGAAACATGGCTACGACGAGGATGGCCTTCCGCTGGACGTCCCAAAAGGCCATTTTGCTGTCTATGTTGGCGAAAAGAGAAGTAGGTACATTGTCCCAATTTCATTCTTGACTCACCCTGAGTTCCAATGTCTCCTCCGCCAAGCTGAAGAAGAATTCGGCTTTGATCACGATATGGGCCTCACCATTCCCTGCGAAGAAGTCGTTTTCCGCTCTCTAACCTCCATGCTAAGATGA